A genomic segment from Sorangium aterium encodes:
- a CDS encoding cyclase family protein, translated as MQKAQGTDVVSFLHAGVRGAAAYALCPAALALSACAPAAASPPVAAPQAAPAVLDIAAARVVDLTHPITPEMPLYPGSKPYASETVRTVEKDSYYLNRFSMDEHAGTHVDAPAHFKAGTPTVEQIAPEHLAGPAAVVDVTAKVAASPDHQVTVDDLRGWEARHGALGARHIVLIRTGWGARWSEPAKFLNQDAKGVMHFPGVSVEASRYLSERGVRCIGIDTLSTDPGPSQTFDQHKAFLGVGGYHIENLANLEQLPEAGAVVVVAPLPLVRGSGAPARVLALVPASGEPAR; from the coding sequence ATGCAAAAGGCGCAGGGAACCGACGTGGTCAGCTTCCTTCATGCGGGCGTCAGGGGGGCCGCGGCGTACGCGCTGTGCCCGGCGGCGCTCGCCCTCTCGGCGTGCGCGCCCGCTGCGGCGTCGCCGCCCGTCGCGGCGCCGCAGGCCGCGCCCGCGGTCCTCGACATCGCCGCGGCGCGGGTGGTCGATCTGACGCACCCGATCACGCCGGAGATGCCGCTGTATCCTGGCAGCAAGCCGTATGCATCGGAGACGGTCCGCACCGTCGAGAAGGACTCGTACTACCTCAACCGGTTCTCGATGGACGAGCACGCGGGCACGCACGTGGACGCGCCGGCACACTTCAAGGCCGGGACGCCGACGGTCGAGCAGATCGCGCCGGAGCACCTCGCGGGGCCGGCGGCGGTCGTGGACGTGACGGCGAAGGTCGCGGCGAGCCCCGACCACCAGGTCACCGTGGACGATCTCCGGGGCTGGGAGGCGCGGCATGGGGCGCTCGGCGCGAGGCACATCGTGCTGATCCGGACGGGGTGGGGGGCCCGCTGGTCCGAGCCGGCGAAGTTCCTGAACCAGGACGCGAAGGGCGTGATGCACTTTCCCGGGGTCTCCGTGGAGGCGAGCCGCTACCTGAGCGAGCGCGGCGTGCGCTGCATCGGTATCGACACGCTGTCGACCGATCCGGGGCCGAGCCAGACGTTCGATCAGCACAAGGCGTTCCTCGGCGTGGGCGGCTACCACATCGAGAACCTGGCCAACCTAGAGCAGCTCCCCGAGGCCGGGGCGGTCGTGGTGGTCGCGCCGCTCCCGCTCGTGCGCGGCAGCGGCGCGCCCGCCCGGGTGCTGGCGCTGGTGCCGGCCTCCGGCGAGCCGGCGAGATAG
- a CDS encoding sigma 54-interacting transcriptional regulator: protein MASERPPCQDVGATAVLEARPREVAFSRFHVQVQLGPDQGASQVADAPELVIGSARGNQLVLTDQAVSRHHCVITVTPQGFLLRDLGSTNGTRVSGIRVEAAYLDPGALIGVGQSTLRFDVLPGEIREPLGDEDLSGRVLGQSTAMRRIFAMLPRVAASDSTVLLEGETGTGKGLFAELIHQQSRRASGPFVVIDCGAIPPTLIESELFGHAKGAFTGAQQARAGAFEAARGGTVLLDELGELRLDLQPKLLRALEERTIRRVGSLDPIRLDVRVIAATNRDLRQEVNRGNFRSDLFYRLNVVRIRVPSLRERREDIPLLVAHFYRQFADGAKPPLGLVEAMARHDWPGNVRELRGAVERAVLLGDPVLWREGAATEGEAAQGEARENVFRDDDLSLSFREAKERVISLWERAYVHALIRTNGSNVSRAARAARMDRNYLRELLRRHGVLATDV, encoded by the coding sequence ATGGCCTCGGAGCGACCCCCCTGCCAGGATGTCGGCGCGACGGCGGTGCTGGAGGCGCGCCCCCGCGAGGTGGCGTTCAGCCGGTTCCACGTCCAGGTGCAGCTCGGCCCTGATCAGGGCGCCTCGCAGGTGGCAGATGCGCCGGAGCTCGTGATCGGCTCCGCCCGCGGCAACCAGCTTGTCCTGACCGACCAGGCCGTGTCGCGGCACCACTGCGTCATCACCGTCACGCCACAGGGGTTCCTGCTCCGGGACCTCGGCAGCACCAACGGCACGAGGGTCTCGGGGATCCGCGTCGAGGCCGCGTACCTCGATCCGGGGGCGCTGATTGGCGTGGGCCAGTCCACGCTCCGCTTCGACGTCCTTCCGGGCGAGATCCGCGAGCCGCTCGGCGACGAGGACCTCTCCGGGCGCGTCCTCGGGCAGAGCACCGCGATGCGGCGAATCTTTGCCATGCTGCCGCGGGTCGCGGCATCCGACTCGACGGTGCTCCTCGAAGGGGAGACCGGCACCGGCAAGGGGCTCTTCGCCGAGCTCATCCATCAGCAGAGCCGCCGCGCCTCGGGGCCGTTCGTCGTGATCGACTGCGGCGCCATCCCACCCACGCTCATCGAGTCCGAGCTGTTCGGGCACGCCAAGGGGGCCTTCACGGGCGCGCAGCAGGCGCGGGCGGGCGCCTTCGAGGCGGCGCGCGGGGGGACGGTGCTGCTCGACGAGCTCGGCGAGCTCCGGCTCGACCTGCAGCCCAAGCTGCTTCGCGCCCTGGAGGAGCGGACGATACGGCGGGTCGGCAGCCTCGACCCGATCCGCCTGGACGTGCGGGTGATCGCCGCCACGAACCGCGATCTGCGCCAGGAGGTGAACCGGGGCAACTTCCGCTCCGATCTCTTCTATCGGCTGAACGTGGTCCGGATACGCGTCCCGTCGCTGCGGGAGCGCCGCGAGGACATCCCGCTGCTCGTCGCGCACTTCTACCGGCAGTTCGCCGACGGGGCCAAACCGCCCCTGGGGCTCGTGGAGGCGATGGCGCGCCACGACTGGCCGGGCAACGTCCGCGAGCTGCGCGGCGCGGTCGAGCGGGCCGTGCTGCTAGGAGATCCGGTCCTCTGGCGGGAGGGCGCGGCGACCGAGGGCGAGGCGGCGCAGGGGGAAGCTCGCGAGAACGTCTTCAGGGACGACGATCTATCGCTGTCGTTTCGTGAGGCGAAAGAGCGAGTCATCTCGCTCTGGGAACGCGCTTATGTCCACGCGTTGATCCGCACCAACGGCAGCAATGTCTCGCGCGCGGCGCGGGCGGCGCGGATGGATCGCAATTACCTGCGGGAGCTGCTTCGCCGGCATGGCGTCCTGGCGACCGACGTCTGA